CCTCGCGCTCGTGCGCGAAGACGCCGTGGCGTCCGAAGGCGGTGAGCCCCGTCAGCTCGATGAGGTCGAGAGGATGCATGGCCTCAACCCTGCCAGTCCCGCGCGACGGCGAGCGCATCCCGCGTCGCCGCCGCGTCGTGCACGCGCACGCCCCATGCCCCCGCCTGCGCGGCGAGCACGCTCGTGACGGCCGTCGCGAGGTCGCGACGCGGAAGGGATGCGCCCTCGCCGAGCGCCGAGCCGAGGAAGCGCTTGCGCGACGTGCCGACGAGCACGCGGTGGCCGAGCGCCAGGACGTCGTCGAGCTCGCGCAGCAGCGCCCAGTTCTGCGCGCCGCGCTTGGCGAACCCGACGCCGGGGTCGAGGATGATCCGATCGGGCGCGACGCCTGCCGCGATCGCCGCGTCGGCGCGGGCGGCGAGCTCGGACGCGACCTCGCGCCCGACGCGCTCGTACGACGCCTGCGCGTACATGTCGGCGGACGGCCCGCGCCAGTGGCCGAGGGCGATGTCCACCCCGGCGTCCGCCGCGACACGGAGGATGTCCGGGTCGGCCAGGCCCCCCGACACGTCGTTGACGATCGCGGCGCCGGAGGCGACCGCCAGCGCGGCCGTCTCCGCCCGGTAGGTGTCGACGCTCACGACCGCGCCGTCCTCGGCGAGCGCCCGGACGACGGGGATCACGCGGCGGATCTCCTCGCTCGCGCCGACGGGCTCGGCGCCGGGCCGCGTCGACTCGCCCCCGACGTCGACGACCGTCGCGCCGTCCCGCAGCAGGCCCCGGCCGTGCGCGATCGCCTCCGTCGCCGTGAAGTGATCCCCGCCGTCCGAGAACGAGTCGGGGGTGACGTTGACGATGCCCCAGATCGAGGTCATCCGGCCTCCTCCGGCGAGACGCCTCCGCCGAGGGCGATGAGCGAGACGATCTCGCCGCGCGCCGCGGGCTCGGCGAGCTCCCCCCGCGCGGCGATCGTCACCGTGGAGCTGTCGCTCTGCCGCCCGCCGCGCATCGTGACGCACTGGTGCACGGCGTCGAGGACGACGAGGACGCCGCGTGTGTCGATGGCGCCGTCGATCGCGTCGGCGATCTGCTCGCCGAGCCGCTCCTGCACCTGCGGGCGCGCGGCGAGGACGTCGACGACCTTCGGCAGCGCGCCGAGCCCGACGACCTCCTCCCCCGGGAGGTACGCGATGTGCGCGTGCCCGGCGAAGGGCAGGAGATGGTGCTCGCACATCGAGCGGAACCGGATGCCGCGCAGCAGCACCGCCCCCGACGGGAGCGTGTCGGGAGCGGGGCCGCGGCTGACGCTGATCGTGTGCGAGAGCGGCTCGGCCGGATCCTGCCCGAGCCCCGCGTAGAACTCGGCGTAGGCGTCGGCCACGCGATGCGGCGTCTGCCGCAGCCCTGCGCGATCGGGGTCCTCTCCGATCGCGACGAGCAGCTCGCGCGTGAGGTGCGCGACGCGCTCCCGGTCGACGGTCACGCGCCGTCCGTCACGCCGTCGCTGGCCGGGCGCGGCCGGTCGCCGGTCGCGTCGTCGCCTGCGAGGAGGACGGCTGCTCGGCCGCGGCGCTCGCCGCGATGCCGTCGAGCGGTCGCTTGCTCGGCACGTCGATGGGCGGAAGCGCCGACACCGGCCGGTCGCTCGACGACAGCCACTGCGGGCGCTCGGGCAGCTTCTCGATGTCCTGGAAGATCTGCTCGATCTGGACGTGGTCGAGCGTCTCGTGTTCGAGGAGCGCGAGGGCGAGCTTGTCGAGGATGTCGCGGTTCGCGTTGATGACCTCGTAGGCCTCGTTGTGCGCCTGCTCGATGAGCGCGCGCACCTCGCCGTCGACATGCTCCGCGACGCGCTCCGAGAAGTCGCGCCCGTGGCCCATGTCCTTGCCCATGAAGACCTCGCCGCTCGATCCGCCGAGCTTGACGGGGCCGACGGCGGTGGTCATGCCGTACTCGGTGACCATCTTGCGGGCGATGCTCGTGGCCTTCTCGATGTCGTTGGACGCACCCGTGGTGGGGTCGTGGAACACGATCTCCTCCGCGACGCGGCCGCCCATGGCGTACGCGAGCTGGTCCTGCAGCTCGTTGCGGGTGACGGAGTACTTGTCCTCGAGCGGCAGCACCATCGTGTAGCCGAGCGCCTTGCCGCGGGGGAGGATGGTGATCTTCGTGACGGGGTCGGAGTAGCGCATCGCCGCCGCGGCGAGGGCGTGGCCGCCCTCGTGGTAGGCCGTGATGAGCTTCTCCTTGTCCTTCATGACGCGCGTGCGGCGCTGGGGACCGGCGATGACGCGGTCGATCGCCTCGTCCATCGCCCGGTCGTCGATGAGCTGCGCGTTCGAGCGCGCCGTGAGGAGCGCGGCCTCGTTGAGCACGTTCGCGAGATCCGCGCCCGTGAAGCCCGGCGTCTTGCGCGCGACGACCTCGAGATCGACGTTGTCGGCGAGCGGCTTGCCCCGGCTGTGGACCTTGAGGATCTGCACGCGCCCCTTGAGGTCGGGGGCGTCCACGCCGATCTGGCGGTCGAAGCGGCCGGGACGCAGCAGAGCGGGGTCGAGGATGTCGGGGCGGTTCGTCGCCGCGATGACGATCACGTTGACCTTCGGGTCGAAGCCGTCCATCTCGACGAGCATCTGGTTGAGCGTCTGCTCGCGCTCGTCGTGCCCGCCGCCCATCCCGGCGCCGCGGTGACGGCCGACGGCGTCGATCTCGTCGATGAAGATGATGGCGGGGGAGCTCTCCTTGGCCTGGTTGAACAGGTCGCGCACGCGGCTCGCTCCGACGCCGACGAACATCTCCACGAAGTCGGATCCCGAGATCGAGTAGAACGGCACGCCGGCCTCGCCGGCCACCGCGCGGGCGAGCAGCGTCTTGCCCGTCCCGGGAGGGCCGTACAGCAGCACGCCCTTCGGGATGCGGGCGCCGACCGCCTGGAAGCGCGCGGGATCCTTCAGGAACTCCTTGATCTCCTGCAGCTCCTCGACGGACTCCTCCGAGCCCGCGACATCCGCGAACGTCACGTCGGGATGCTCCTTGTTCGTGAGCTTCGCGCGCGACTTGCCGAACTGCATGACGCCGCGGCCGCCGCCCTGCGCGCTCGACATGAGGAACCAGAAGAGCAGGCCCAGGAGGAGGATCGGGATCGCCAGCGACAGCAGGCTGTCCCAGATCGTCGCACGCGGCACGGCGTCGTCGTACCCGTCGGCAGGCGCCGCGGCGTCGACGGCCTCCACGACCTCGTCGGCGCGCGCGGAGACGTAGTAGAACTGCACGTCGGTCGCGCCCTCGTACGCCTCGCTCAGGTGCATGTCGACGCGCTGGTCGCCGTCCGTGATGAGCACCTCGGAGACGGTGTCGCCGTTCAGCAGCTCCAGGCCGTCCTGCGTGGAGATCTGCTTGGGCGCACCCAGGTTGGAGATGAGCGTGAAACCGACGATGAGCAGCACGCCGACCAGCAGGATGTAGATCAGCGGGTTGCGAGTGAGCTTCTTGACGTCCATACCTGAGGTGTCTTCCTCCCGTCGACGCGACAAGCGCGTTTGATCGTCTCAGGCTACCCCGGTGCGACTATGCGCCCTCTGGGATTCGCCCACGGCGTACGGGGCGGCCGCTCAGGCGTAGACGTGCGGCGCGAGCACGGCGACGTCGCGGAGGTTGCGGTAGTGCTCGTCGTAGTCGAGGCCGTATCCGACCACGAACTCGTTGGGGATGTCGAAGCCGAGGTAGCGGCAGTCGATCTCGACCTTCGCGGCGTCGGGCTTGCGCAGCAGGGCGAGCACCTCGATCGACTCGGCGCCGCGGGAGGCGAAGTTGCTCAGGAGCCAGCTGAGGGTGAGGCCGGAGTCGATGATGTCCTCGACGATGAGGACGTGATGGCCCTCGAGCGGGGTGTCGAGATCCTTGCGGATCTGCACGACGCCGCTCGACTTCGTGCTCGACCCGTAGCTCGACACGGCCATCCAGTCCATGACGACGTCGCGCGTGAGGCATCGCATGAAGTCGGCCATGACCATCACGGCGCCCTTGAGCACGCCGACGAGGAGGAGCTTCTTGCCCTCGTAGTCCCGCTCGACGAGGGCGGCGAGCTCACGGAGCTTGGCCTGGATCTCCTCCTCGGTGACGAGGACGCGATCGATGTCACCGGCGATGTCCGCAGCACGCATGGATGCCATCCTACGTTCCGCGGCCGTGCGCTCTTCCCGCCCGCGCGTCCGGCCCCCGTCAGGCGCCGAGGCGCGATCGGTGGTGCGCCGCGAGACGCGAGAGGCCCTCGTCGATCGAGACCGACGGCGACCAGGCGAGGTCGCGGCGGGTGTCGCGCAGGTCGAACCAGTGCGCCGTGGACAGCTGCTCGGCGAGGAAGCGCGTCATGGGCGGCTCGTCGGCGCCCGGGCGGACGGCCCAGACGCGCTCCACGACCGATCCCGCCGCGCGCGCCAGCCCCGCGGGGACGCTCCACGCGGGCGGACGGACTCCCGCGGCGAGGCAGATGCCGGCGAGCAGCTCGCCGACGGGTCTCGGCTCGCCGTTGGTCAGCAGGTAGGCGCGGCCGTGGGCCTGCTCCGTCCGGTCGAGGGCCGCGACGATCCCCGAGGCGGCGTTGTCGACGTAGGTGGAGTCGATGAGCGCCGTGCCGCCGTCGAGGAGCGGAAGGCGCCCGCGCCGGGCGCGCTCGACGATCCGCCCGACGAGCTGGGTGTCGCCCGGGCCCCACACGAGGTGGGGCCGCACCGCGACGACCCTCGTCGACGCGGTGTCGCGCGAGAGCGCGAGGAGCTCGGCCTCGGCCTTCGTCCGCGCGTAGTCGCCCCGTGCCCGCTCCGGCGACGCCGGCTCGGCGCCGACCCCCGCGAGGGCGGACCCGGCGTGCGCCACGGACGGCGACGAGACCTGCACGAAGCGGCGGACGCCGGCCTGTGCCGCGGCGTCGAGGAGCACGCGCGTGCCCTCGACGTTGACGGCACGGAAGTCCGACCTGTCGCCCGCGAGCGAGACCTTGGCGGCGAGGTGGACGACGCCCTCCGCGCCCGCGACCGCCCGGCCGACGTGTGCCGGGTCCGTCACGGAGCCGAGGACGTCCTGCGCCCCCTCGACGCCCGACGGCCGCCGCTGGAGCGTGCGCACCTCATGGCCGGCCGCGATGAGCTCCCCCGCGACGGCGCGCCCGAGGAAGCCGGATGCCCCGGTCACGACGACGATCACGGCGCCACGGGCCTTCCGCCCCCGAGGACGCCCTCGGCCCAGCCGGAGAGACGGGTGCGGTCGATCTTCGAGTTGTGACGGATGTCGGTCGGGAGCTGCGGGACGGCGAGGACGGCGACCAGCGGCAGGCTCACGGCGCGCCGGACGTCCGCCGCGAGATCCGGCGAGGCGAGGCCGGGCCGCGTCGTGGACGGGAGCGTCTCCACGACGGCGACCGCCTGGCGCAGTCCGTGCGGCCCGATGCCGACGACGGCCGCACGGCGCACGGCGCCGAGCCGTTCGGCCTCCTGCTCGGGCCCGACGGGGGCGACGGGCCCGTCGGCGGTGACGATGACGTGCGGCAGCCGCCCCTCGACCCACAGGCGCCCCTGCGCGTCGAGGTGCCCGATGTCTCCCGTGCGGTGCCAGCGGCCTCCGTCCTGCGGCAGGTCGCGGGCGGCCTCCCGGTCGGTGAGCCACAGCCGGTCGTAGCCGTGCTTGAGATGCGGCGCCGAGACGACGACCTCCCCGAGGACGCCCGGCTCCCCGGACGGCGACCCCGTCGCGGCGCCGTCCGCGTCGAGGGCGCTGACGAGCACGCGGTTCTCGCCGATGGGGGTTCCCACGCAGACGCCGCGGTCGGGAGCCGTCTCGGCGGCGCGGATGCCGTCGAGCGTGATGTCGGTGACGAGCAGGCACTCGGTCATGCCGTACGGGGTGTGTGCGACCGCGTGCGGCATGATGCCGTTCGTCGACTCCAGGAGCGCCCGGCCGACGGGCGCTCCCGTGGACAGGAAGGTCCGGACCCGGGCGAGCGCCTCCCGGTCCGGCGCCGTGAGCTCCCCCGCCGTGGCGACGACGTTGAGGATCGCGGCGGGCGAGAGGAAGACGATCTCCGCATCCGACTCTCGAGCCGCCGCGGCCACCGCTCGGGCGGTGAGCGTGCGCGGCGCCGAGACGTCCATGTCGGGGGTCACAGACAGGGTCCCGAAGGCGGGGCCGAGGAGGGCGAACGGCGCGAAGCCCGTCACGAGGCCGCTCTCGCGCGTCACCTGGAAGTGCGCCGCGAGGGTGTCGCGCAGCGCCGACAGCTGGCCGTGCGTGTAGACGACGCCCTTGGCGGGCCCCGTCGAGCCGGAGGTGAACAGGACGGCGGCCCGCTCGTCCGGAGCGGGCGCTGCGGGCAGGACGGCGCCCGCGCCGAGCTCGGCCAGCTCCGCGAGCGTGTGCGACACGCCGAGCGCGCGTCGCGCGGCTCCCGTGAGCGCCGGCGCGGAGATCCTCACACCCGGCCATCCCAGGACGCGCGCCGCGGCGAGCCCGGCGCGCTCGCCGATGATGTACGCCGGCCACGCGCCGCGGACCGCGCGCGTGAGCCCCCGCACGCCGAGCCCGGCGTCGGCGACGACCACCACGGCGCCGATGCGCAGGCAGGCGTAGATCGCCGCCGTGAGCGTCGCCCCCGGAGGGACGAGCAGCGACACGCGGTCGCCCCGGCGCACGCCGATGCGGTGGAGCCCCGCGGCGATGCTGCGGACCCGGTCGTCCAGCAGCCGCCAGCTCACCCGGCGCGGCACGCCGCCGGAACGCCGCGCCATGTCGACGACCGCCGTCGTGTCGTCGTCGCGTCGCGCCTCGAGCGCGGCCCACAGCGGGGCATAGCCCTCCGGAGCGACGGCGGCCTCGGCGGGATCGGGCACGCCGGCGTGCTCCCGTGCGTGCGGAGCCGCCAGGCGCTCCCGGTGCCGGACCAGCCAGGCGGCCATCGCGTCGGCGTACGGACGATCCTCGGCGACGAGGTGCCCCGCGCCCTCGAAACGGTGGACGTCGGCATGCGGAAGGCGCCGGACGAGATCGTCGAGGTAGCGGTCGGAGAACACGGGATCCTTCGGACCCCAGAGGATCAGCGCGGGGACGGCGAGCCCCGCGACCCCCGTGGCGATCCGCTGCAGTTCGGCGTGGCTCTCGTGACCGGCATGGGCGGGGATGTCCGCGACGAACCCACCGATGCCGCGCCGGCGCGCGGCGGTGCGGTACGGCGCGCGGTACGCGTCCTTGACGGACGGCTCGAGCGGCGGCGAGGCGAGCGCCAGGGTGGTCTCGAGGAACGCCGCGGTGCGCGTGGTCGCCGTGGCGAGCACGGCGCGCGCCCCCGCGAGCCGGAGCGGCGCGGGGATGGGCACGCCCTCCGGGTGGTGCACCGCCGTGTTCAGCAGGACGACCCCCGCCAGGCGGTCGGGGTTGTCGGCCGCCCAGGAGAGCGAGACGGCGCCTCCCCAGTCGTGGCCGAGCGTCACGACGGGCCCGTCGATCCCGAGGGCGTCGGCGAACGCGGCCAGGTCCGAGGTGCGCTGCGGAAGCGGACGGTGCACCGCGGTCCTCTCGGACCATCCCATCTCCAGCTGATCGACCGCGACGAAGCGCCACGCGGGGCCGCCCTCCTCGGCCAGCCGCACCGACGCGGCCAGGGCCTCGCGCCACAGGTACGACCACGTGGGGTTGCCGTGGACGGCGAGGATCGTGCCCACGGCGGGCACGCCGATCCGGGCGAGCTCGTCGGCCGTGTCGAGGTAGTGCCAGGTGCGGTGCGCGCCCTCGTCCGCTGCGCGCCCCTCCACCGTCACGAGGCGGCTGAAGCGAGGATCCAGCCCGGGGAGGCCGGACGGCAGGTGCGATGCGGGCTCCGTCACCAGGCGATCTCCATCATGGCCGTGTTGAGCCCCGAGCCCACGCCCATGAGCAGCACGCGGTCGCCCTTCGCGAGCGTGCTGCTCTCCTCGACGAGCGTGATGGGGATCGAGGCGGGCCCGACGTTGCCGTAGCGCGAGTACGTGACGGGGACCCGGGAGCGGTCGAGCGACGCCGCCTCGACGATCGCGTTCGTGTGCGCGGACGACACCTGATGCGTGATGTAGCGGTCCATGGACGTCCAGCTCCACTCCGACGACGCCTCCCTCCACGCGGAGA
This window of the Microbacterium sp. AB genome carries:
- the folP gene encoding dihydropteroate synthase; this encodes MTSIWGIVNVTPDSFSDGGDHFTATEAIAHGRGLLRDGATVVDVGGESTRPGAEPVGASEEIRRVIPVVRALAEDGAVVSVDTYRAETAALAVASGAAIVNDVSGGLADPDILRVAADAGVDIALGHWRGPSADMYAQASYERVGREVASELAARADAAIAAGVAPDRIILDPGVGFAKRGAQNWALLRELDDVLALGHRVLVGTSRKRFLGSALGEGASLPRRDLATAVTSVLAAQAGAWGVRVHDAAATRDALAVARDWQG
- the folE gene encoding GTP cyclohydrolase I, with protein sequence MTVDRERVAHLTRELLVAIGEDPDRAGLRQTPHRVADAYAEFYAGLGQDPAEPLSHTISVSRGPAPDTLPSGAVLLRGIRFRSMCEHHLLPFAGHAHIAYLPGEEVVGLGALPKVVDVLAARPQVQERLGEQIADAIDGAIDTRGVLVVLDAVHQCVTMRGGRQSDSSTVTIAARGELAEPAARGEIVSLIALGGGVSPEEAG
- the ftsH gene encoding ATP-dependent zinc metalloprotease FtsH; protein product: MDVKKLTRNPLIYILLVGVLLIVGFTLISNLGAPKQISTQDGLELLNGDTVSEVLITDGDQRVDMHLSEAYEGATDVQFYYVSARADEVVEAVDAAAPADGYDDAVPRATIWDSLLSLAIPILLLGLLFWFLMSSAQGGGRGVMQFGKSRAKLTNKEHPDVTFADVAGSEESVEELQEIKEFLKDPARFQAVGARIPKGVLLYGPPGTGKTLLARAVAGEAGVPFYSISGSDFVEMFVGVGASRVRDLFNQAKESSPAIIFIDEIDAVGRHRGAGMGGGHDEREQTLNQMLVEMDGFDPKVNVIVIAATNRPDILDPALLRPGRFDRQIGVDAPDLKGRVQILKVHSRGKPLADNVDLEVVARKTPGFTGADLANVLNEAALLTARSNAQLIDDRAMDEAIDRVIAGPQRRTRVMKDKEKLITAYHEGGHALAAAAMRYSDPVTKITILPRGKALGYTMVLPLEDKYSVTRNELQDQLAYAMGGRVAEEIVFHDPTTGASNDIEKATSIARKMVTEYGMTTAVGPVKLGGSSGEVFMGKDMGHGRDFSERVAEHVDGEVRALIEQAHNEAYEVINANRDILDKLALALLEHETLDHVQIEQIFQDIEKLPERPQWLSSSDRPVSALPPIDVPSKRPLDGIAASAAAEQPSSSQATTRPATGRARPATA
- the hpt gene encoding hypoxanthine phosphoribosyltransferase yields the protein MRAADIAGDIDRVLVTEEEIQAKLRELAALVERDYEGKKLLLVGVLKGAVMVMADFMRCLTRDVVMDWMAVSSYGSSTKSSGVVQIRKDLDTPLEGHHVLIVEDIIDSGLTLSWLLSNFASRGAESIEVLALLRKPDAAKVEIDCRYLGFDIPNEFVVGYGLDYDEHYRNLRDVAVLAPHVYA
- a CDS encoding NAD-dependent epimerase/dehydratase family protein, with translation MIVVVTGASGFLGRAVAGELIAAGHEVRTLQRRPSGVEGAQDVLGSVTDPAHVGRAVAGAEGVVHLAAKVSLAGDRSDFRAVNVEGTRVLLDAAAQAGVRRFVQVSSPSVAHAGSALAGVGAEPASPERARGDYARTKAEAELLALSRDTASTRVVAVRPHLVWGPGDTQLVGRIVERARRGRLPLLDGGTALIDSTYVDNAASGIVAALDRTEQAHGRAYLLTNGEPRPVGELLAGICLAAGVRPPAWSVPAGLARAAGSVVERVWAVRPGADEPPMTRFLAEQLSTAHWFDLRDTRRDLAWSPSVSIDEGLSRLAAHHRSRLGA
- a CDS encoding alpha/beta fold hydrolase, with product MVTEPASHLPSGLPGLDPRFSRLVTVEGRAADEGAHRTWHYLDTADELARIGVPAVGTILAVHGNPTWSYLWREALAASVRLAEEGGPAWRFVAVDQLEMGWSERTAVHRPLPQRTSDLAAFADALGIDGPVVTLGHDWGGAVSLSWAADNPDRLAGVVLLNTAVHHPEGVPIPAPLRLAGARAVLATATTRTAAFLETTLALASPPLEPSVKDAYRAPYRTAARRRGIGGFVADIPAHAGHESHAELQRIATGVAGLAVPALILWGPKDPVFSDRYLDDLVRRLPHADVHRFEGAGHLVAEDRPYADAMAAWLVRHRERLAAPHAREHAGVPDPAEAAVAPEGYAPLWAALEARRDDDTTAVVDMARRSGGVPRRVSWRLLDDRVRSIAAGLHRIGVRRGDRVSLLVPPGATLTAAIYACLRIGAVVVVADAGLGVRGLTRAVRGAWPAYIIGERAGLAAARVLGWPGVRISAPALTGAARRALGVSHTLAELAELGAGAVLPAAPAPDERAAVLFTSGSTGPAKGVVYTHGQLSALRDTLAAHFQVTRESGLVTGFAPFALLGPAFGTLSVTPDMDVSAPRTLTARAVAAAARESDAEIVFLSPAAILNVVATAGELTAPDREALARVRTFLSTGAPVGRALLESTNGIMPHAVAHTPYGMTECLLVTDITLDGIRAAETAPDRGVCVGTPIGENRVLVSALDADGAATGSPSGEPGVLGEVVVSAPHLKHGYDRLWLTDREAARDLPQDGGRWHRTGDIGHLDAQGRLWVEGRLPHVIVTADGPVAPVGPEQEAERLGAVRRAAVVGIGPHGLRQAVAVVETLPSTTRPGLASPDLAADVRRAVSLPLVAVLAVPQLPTDIRHNSKIDRTRLSGWAEGVLGGGRPVAP